The sequence below is a genomic window from Nicotiana tomentosiformis chromosome 6, ASM39032v3, whole genome shotgun sequence.
TACTAAAgatataattgtactattttgtATTGTTCGCGAAAGATAAAATATTATGGCTTatgcaaacaaaaaaaaaaattggaggcagtgcttagccttatacaataatagaggcagtgcttagcctcatgcaaagaatgaagacaatgcttagtctcatgcaaggaaagtgTAATACCCCAATATTTTTAAATGAGGACATAGTGAACatttaacaaataatttaagttaCAAAAATGAAGGAACAAACTAATAAAACAAGGGGGGGGGGAGTGCAAACAAAAATGCCGAAGCCCATTATACACACAATCCGCACCAAGGACGAAAGCAAAAGGGATTTGGGGGAAGGGAAAGAACCTACGGAAAAGAACGGAAAAAAAAAGACAGAGAAGGGGGgaaaagagagaagaagaagaaaaaagacaaaGGAAAGAGGCTAGCAATCTGGTGCTGCAAGATTGTTGTTCCTAGCTACTATCATTTCAGATTTTCATGTATATTTTGTTATCCCATTGATATGGGTATATTTAGTCTATTTTGGGTTGAGTTAAATAATGAGTTGATCTTCAATTGAATTGGATACAAGAATACTCATGAGCAAGATCAATTCCTTCATTCTAAGTAATTAAATAATATCCTGTTAGATACTCTATTGGAGAGATTTTGAGTACTTGCAAAGCACTATGTGAAATAGACAAAAGTATTAATTTTTCAAGAAACACAAACTTTTTTGCCTACTTATAACGATAAACAAAGACAATATAAACTAGGTTCCTATCCCTTTTAGTACTACCTAAGTGATTAACAAATAATCAATATCCATATTCTAAGGAAATTAAACAGgtaaattaattaaattagaTAGGGTTGGACCAATTACATACGCTGCTAGTTTCGGAAGTTGATATATAGATTGGTTTTGTAATAATATAGGTGGTTGAAGAAGTTGAACCAAGTGCTCGTAAGTGACATGTTCAATATTTggcacgagtactgtgagtaataatcttaccgcaatttatattttcacaacctgcatggtttatacattattttgaaattaaaatGTGTTTACCAAATATTTgaaattgcatgtgggacaagtcctttacttgatatggtactgaATAATTTACTTGAGATATTTACAGTTATTCAAAATATTCTCACTGTTACTAGACATGTTTTACTGTTACTAGAGATATGATTACCGTTACCGAAATTGAATTACATGATTTAATAAGAATTGAAATGCCTTGTACTGGTTTGAAAATGCTTCCATGTGAAGATCTACTGTTTACAAAGAAAAGTATGAATGGGAGGAGACTTTAAAAGATCCTGTAGCTAACGGCGGGTACGTAAGACATGGTGCACCTTGTATTTATCGATTACCGAGTACAGTTATAGCCCTcactagtgggaaggtagaactagcataaagttacagttttccctcgagtagggacctacAGTTATATTTGAATCCTTTTACGAAGGGGTCCACACAGTGATACAGATTACATGATCCTTTTCTGGAAAACCTCCCAAATATAAAGATTTCTATGACACAGTATTTATCGAGTTTATTACTGAATTGTTAAATTAATTTTGTTCCAGGAAACACATGATGAGACTGATTATTATTACCGTTTTAAAAAGggtattttattttttgattattATACAAGCATGTTCCTGACTTGTCCCTAATTAAAAATAGTTGTGGTTAAgtattattactcactgagctagcgactcacgCCCTACTATTATTTTTACAGAGATAGCAGTAGACGCAGGCGAGGATTCCGTTAGTTAAAGTACACGAGTTAACAATTCCTGGTGAGCCCCGCATTTATTCGCGTGGGAAAAGAttgttatttatttgttataATCTCTTTCTTAAAAATcgtagagtcgctccatagtcatttttaTGAGTGTCATAAATATTCTTTTATTGATATAGACTTGTGACTCATATTAGACTTTCCTATCGTATTCTTGGAGATGAAGTTAGTATTATTGTGTTGGAACTACTTCGTGAATGAAGATTATAACTTGTTTGGTCGATATATGTTGGTTGTGTTGTTGATTTCTAAGACAGGTTTATTTTTGGATAGTCTTAAAATAGGAGAAACTCTatccgattttctgtaaattaccgatgaggcttacttggtAGCACTTGCTCCGAAGCgtcggtcatgatcctaaattgggtcgtgatagaaaggcaatacttagccttatgcaatggtggaGACAAcgcttaacctcatgcaaggaaaggaaataattagccttatgcagtgataaaggcagtgtttagccctatgaaGGAAGAGCAACGATTAAATGTGAGAGGGAAAAATAATTCTTTGCTTGACGTGTTTGTGTTTGTCGACTTTTGTtggtgtgaagatagtgatcGTGTTGTATACATTTTTGGACATGTTTGTTATGTCCCTTGTGCCTGCATACAAAGAAAATTCGTGAGTTTTTGGGGAAAATGTTGGTTCGTGCCTTTGATTCTTCATTTCATCTTTGATTCTTCATTTCGCCTTTGATTCTTCTTTTCGCCTTTGCTCCTTGTCTTGCTGCCTTGTTTGAGTCACCCTGGTTAACATTTGGCTATTAcaaaaaatgaaattttcaaaaatatgcatttgtgatagatcatttatttaaaaaaaaactgtTGTTCAAAGTATGTGATAATGCATAAAAGCAAATAATTTTGTTGAATCAGCAATTGTGACAcgcttttgagacattgcaacctcctcaactcggaattttgaggaccctcctcaaaattctgtcccagtttaaatgcatacttctagCGATATACTTCTTAGTGATCTTTGACATAATGAGATTGACGAACTCGAAATCTTGCCCCAGCTTCTGACCATggggggaatgaagattttattatgatgtgaccaaacccatagggctgcctacgtatcccctcttaaacgggaatcaggtcaagtgtAGTTCAGGTTATATCAAATAGAgagtgcaaacataatcttaaacataatatctcttaactgcgtctgaattgataggtcTTGGCCACatttctccatccatctctgcaagtataagtgctcctcctgtcagTACTCGGTGAACTATGTAAGGGCCTTGCCATTTAGGTGAGAATTTCCATTTTGCTTCATCCTAATGCGGGAAGATCTGTTTCAacaccaattgccccggtgtgaattgcctcgatctaacctttttgttgaaagacCTTGCCATTATATTCTGGTAGAGATGACTGTGACACACTGCGTTCATCCTcttaccatcaatgagagccagttgttcataCTGGCTCCGTATCCATTCCGCGTCACGGAGCTcggcctcttgtatgattcttaaggaaggAATATCCACTTCGGAGGGAATAACAGCTTCAGTACTGTAGACCAGTAGAtgggttgccccagttgatgtacgAACTGTGGTGCGGTACCCGAGCAAAGAAAATGGTAGCTTCGCATGCCATTgcttgtagttgtccaccatcttccttaatatctttttgatgttcttgttggtggCTTCTATGTCTCCATTCATCTATGTCATGTATGATGTAGAGTTCTGATGCTTGATCTTTAATGTTTCACACATAGCTTTCATCAGATCACTATTGAGATTGAcagcattgtcagtaatgattgactcaggtactccGAATCGATAAACAATACGATCCCGGACaaaatctgctacgaccttcttagtcacaGCCTTATAGGAAGCggattcaacccattttgtgaagtaatctataGCCACCAAGATGAACCTGTGTCCATTTGAAGAAGGGGTTCAATTGGTCTGATGACATCCATGCACCAagcagagaaaggccagggtgaactcgttgcattgagtttgtTGGGAGGTACTCGTATCATATCAACATGCatttggcattggtgacacttttgaacatatttgatgcagtctgtctccatggtcatccagaaataccctgctcttaatatTTTCTTGGCCAAAACGAACCCGTTCATGTGAGGTCCACAAGTTCTAGCATTTATTTCTTCAAGTaatctagatgcctccttggcatcgacgcATTGCAGCAATCCCAAGTCAGaagtccttctatacagaatttcTCCGctctgaaagaaatggttggccaatctttGAAGTGTACGCTTCTGAGTGTGCATGGCATTTTGTGGGTATTCTCCTTtctccaaatattccttgatatcgtggaaccatggatttccgtcaaactcttcttcaacatgagcacaataagccggCTTCTTAAGAATCTCTATTAGGATAggatcaatgaaattcttgtctggatgttgtatcatgaaGACAAGGTAGCTAATGCATCTCCAAACTCATTCTGGATCCTTGGAACATGCTTGAATTCTATTTttatgaacctcttgatcaactcttatacacaatgcaagTATGGTAATATTTTAATGTTCTTTGTGGCCCATTCTCCTAGTACCTGGTGTACCAATAGATCAGAATCTCTtattaccagcaactcctgaacattcatgtTGATGGCCATCTTGCGTCCCAAGATGCAGGCCTCATACTCcaccatattgttggtgcatgggaaCCTGAGCTTTGCGGAAACAGGATAATGTTGACCAGTTTCTGATACCAAGATAGCCCTAATGCCCACTCCCTTGAAGTTTTCTGCTTCGTCGAAAAACATCCTTTAACCGTCATATGTTTTAGCGATATCCTCATCTAC
It includes:
- the LOC104121007 gene encoding uncharacterized protein — encoded protein: MNGDIEATNKNIKKILRKMVDNYKQWHAKLPFSLLGYRTTVRTSTGATHLLVYSTEAVIPSEVDIPSLRIIQEAELRDAEWIRSQYEQLALIDGKRMNAVCHSHLYQNIMARSFNKKDEAKWKFSPKWQGPYIVHRVLTGGALILAEMDGEMWPRPINSDAVKRYYV